One stretch of Caloenas nicobarica isolate bCalNic1 chromosome 2, bCalNic1.hap1, whole genome shotgun sequence DNA includes these proteins:
- the ZBTB14 gene encoding zinc finger and BTB domain-containing protein 14, whose product MEFFISMSETIKYNDDDHKTVFLKTLNEQRLEGEFCDIAIVVEDVKFRAHRCVLAACSTYFKKLFKKLEVDSSSVIEIDFLRSDIFEEVLNYMYTAKISVKKEDVNLMMSSGQILGIRFLDKLCSQKRDVSSPEENTQSKSKYCLKINRPVGEPNDTQDDEVEEIGDHDDSPSDVTVEGTPPSQEDGKSPTTTLRVQEAILKELGSEEVRKVNCYGQEVEPMETTESKDLGSQTPQPLTFNDGISEVKDEQTPGWTTAAGDMKFEYLLYGHREHIVCQACGKTFSDEARLRKHEKLHTADRPFVCEMCTKGFTTQAHLKEHLKIHTGYKPYSCEVCGKSFIRAPDLKKHERVHSNERPFACHMCDKAFKHKSHLKDHERRHRGEKPFVCSSCTKAFAKASDLKRHENNMHSERKQVTSANSIQSETEQLQAAAMAAEAEQQLETIACS is encoded by the exons ATG GAGTTTTTCATCAGTATGTCTGAAACCATTAAGTATAATGACGACGATCACAAAACTGTGTTCctgaaaacattaaatgaaCAACGTTTGGAAGGGGAATTTTGTGACATCGCTATTGTGGTTGAAGATGTTAAATTCAGAGCACATAGGTGCGTGCTTGCTGCCTGCAGTACCTACttcaaaaagcttttcaaaaaacTGGAAGTTGATAGTTCATCAGTAATAGAAATAGATTTTCTTCGTTCTGATATTTTTGAGGAAGTTCTGAATTACATGTATACTGCAAAGATTTCTGTTAAGAAAGAGGATGTAAATTTGATGATGTCTTCAGGCCAGATTCTTGGTATTCGATTTCTGGATAAACTCTGCTCTCAAAAGCGTGATGTATCTAGTcctgaagaaaacacacagtCCAAGAGCAAGTACTGTCTAAAAATAAACCGTCCTGTGGGGGAACCTAATGATACCCAAGATGATGAGGTGGAAGAAATTGGAGATCATGATGACAGTCCATCAGATGTGACAGTGGAAGGAACTCCTCCAAGTCAGGAAGATGGAAAATCACCTACCACTACCCTGAGAGTGCAAGAGGCAATTCTGAAAGAGTTGGGAAGTGAAGAGGTTCGAAAAGTAAACTGCTATGGCCAGGAAGTAGAGCCTATGGAGACAACCGAATCAAAAGACTTAGGATCTCAGACCCCTCAGCCTTTGACATTTAATGATGGCATAAGTGAAGTGAAAGATGAACAGACACCAGGTTGGACCACAGCAGCTGGGGATATGAAGTTTGAGTATTTGCTTTATGGTCACAGGGAACACATTGTGTGTCAGGCTTGTGGTAAGACCTTTTCTGATGAAGCACGACTGAGGAAACATGAAAAGCTACACACTGCTGATAGACCATTTGTTTGTGAAATGTGTACAAAGGGCTTTACCACGCAAGCTCATTTGAAAGAACACCTGAAAATACACACAGGTTACAAGCCTTACAGTTGTGAGGTATGTGGAAAGTCTTTCATTCGTGCACCGGACCTAAAAAAGCACGAAAGAGTTCACAGTAATGAGAGGCCATTTGCATGCCATATGTGTGATAAAGCTTTCAAGCACAAGTCCCACCTCAAAGACCACGAAAGAAGACACCGAGGAGAGAAACCTTTTGTCTGCAGTTCCTGCACTAAAGCGTTTGCTAAAGCATCTGATCTAAAAAGGCATGAGAACAATATgcacagtgaaagaaaacaagttacTTCAGCCAATTCCATCCAGAGTGAAACAGAACAGTTACAGGCAGCAGCTATGGCTGCTGAAGCAGAGCAGCAATTAGAAACGATAGCTTGTAGTTAA